The following coding sequences are from one Bacteroidales bacterium window:
- a CDS encoding dipeptidase → MTIKSYIEENKQRMIDELFDVLRIPSVSAQPEHAPDMQKMAEHIRKVLLKVGCDKAEVMSTSSNPVVVAEKIIDKNKPTVLVYGHYDVQPVEPLDLWKSPPFEPEIRDGKIYARGADDDKGQFMMHVNAFEYLVNSQSLACNVKFLIEGGEEIGSPGLKEFCSQHKELLKSDVILISDTSMINEEMPSITAGLRGLCYFEVEVTGANRDLHSGLYGGAVANPIITLSKMIARLIDEKGHITIPGFYDAVDVISPEERAAMAKAPFDIEQYKKSIGVQELVGEDGYTTLERTGIRPSLDVCGIWGGYTGEGSKTVLPSKAYAKISMRLVPHQRSKEINQLFEKYFMSIVPEGVTVKVTPLHGGEAYVSPVTSDAYQAASKAMIDVYGIEPVPYRSGGSIPIVSDFEETLGVKSILMGFGLETDAIHSPNENYPLTQFFRGIESITHFFKYFSEMKK, encoded by the coding sequence GAAGAAAACAAGCAACGAATGATCGATGAGTTGTTTGATGTATTACGTATTCCTTCTGTTAGCGCACAACCCGAGCATGCTCCGGATATGCAAAAGATGGCGGAGCACATTAGAAAAGTGCTTCTGAAAGTAGGTTGTGATAAAGCAGAAGTAATGTCTACCAGCTCAAATCCTGTGGTGGTAGCTGAAAAAATAATTGATAAGAATAAGCCTACTGTTTTGGTGTATGGTCATTATGATGTTCAACCCGTTGAACCTTTGGATCTATGGAAATCACCTCCCTTTGAACCGGAAATTCGCGATGGAAAAATATATGCCCGTGGGGCAGATGACGATAAAGGGCAGTTCATGATGCATGTAAATGCATTTGAATACCTAGTGAATAGCCAGTCATTAGCTTGTAATGTGAAGTTCCTTATAGAAGGAGGAGAAGAGATCGGCTCTCCGGGGTTAAAGGAATTTTGTTCCCAGCATAAGGAATTACTGAAAAGTGATGTAATCCTGATTTCCGACACCAGTATGATTAATGAAGAAATGCCTTCTATTACTGCAGGATTGAGGGGATTATGTTATTTTGAAGTAGAAGTGACAGGTGCCAATCGTGATTTACATTCAGGACTTTACGGTGGGGCCGTAGCCAATCCGATCATTACGTTATCAAAAATGATTGCCCGGTTGATTGATGAAAAAGGTCATATAACCATTCCGGGATTCTATGATGCTGTAGATGTGATCTCTCCGGAAGAGAGGGCTGCTATGGCAAAAGCACCTTTCGACATCGAACAATACAAGAAAAGCATAGGTGTCCAGGAACTTGTCGGAGAAGACGGATATACCACGCTCGAGCGTACCGGAATTCGTCCAAGCCTTGATGTATGTGGTATTTGGGGTGGATACACAGGGGAAGGAAGTAAAACCGTATTGCCTTCAAAAGCTTATGCCAAAATATCCATGCGTTTGGTTCCTCATCAGCGGTCTAAAGAGATCAATCAGTTATTTGAAAAATATTTTATGTCTATTGTTCCGGAAGGTGTTACAGTAAAGGTAACTCCTTTGCATGGTGGTGAGGCGTATGTCTCTCCTGTAACGAGCGATGCCTACCAGGCTGCATCCAAAGCAATGATAGATGTATATGGCATTGAACCGGTTCCTTACCGTAGTGGTGGCAGTATACCTATTGTTTCTGATTTTGAGGAAACTTTGGGCGTAAAATCTATATTGATGGGATTTGGTCTTGAAACAGATGCCATCCATTCACCCAACGAGAATTATCCGCTTACTCAATTTTTCAGGGGAATAGAAAGCATTACCCATTTTTTTAAGTATTTTTCGGAAATGAAAAAATAG
- a CDS encoding right-handed parallel beta-helix repeat-containing protein, with the protein MNKKLYCILLTVLMWQNISARGIRLFVSPDGDDNQSGSKGQPLASLDGAKNKIRDLRLKDTFTDTIFIEFLEGTYYLNQPFVLSGQDGGTAKAPVVFTSRANPRPVICGGRETGKFEVVHPDLWRVFIPETAMYGFYFEQLYINGQRRFRAQTPNRGEFYKVKRVDETVLDTSGQRAPVYASQKVILHDDNLNILNDLSEKDLDDALIVFYHNWDNSRKRIEHFNIKDSSLFMVGQGMKPWNKINHLSRFIVENYEKALDAPGEWFLQHDGYLYYIPMPGETPENIKCIYPVTEHFLKIQGNKEHPVEHIRFENLCFENSGYHTPVNGNEPAQAAAPIEATVMIDHASDIEFLNCDIAQTGLHAIWFRNNCSNSSVEHCHLYDLGGGGVKIGTTHIPDTSILTRHITVNNSIIHHGGYVFPCAVGVIIFHGSDNNITHNEIADFRYTGISVGWVWGYAPSPSKRNKIEYNHIHHLGWGELSDMGGVYTLGASEGTTVSHNVIHHIYSYNYGGWGLYTDEGSYQVTMENNLVYACKNAGFHQHYGKENVIRNNIFAFNYRSQMQLTRVEEHLSLSFTNNIVYYDQGLLYMSMGNDRWPKANVNIDHNCYWDTRTTTPEFHGMSFSQWKNLGRDKHSVIADPLFMDPDNFDFRFRKQTIARKIKFKPFDATKAGVYGNENWKSKARISPEQSQQFDEIVRQLENNTK; encoded by the coding sequence ATGAACAAAAAATTGTACTGCATTCTATTAACCGTATTGATGTGGCAAAACATTTCTGCCAGGGGTATCAGATTATTCGTATCTCCTGATGGAGATGATAACCAATCAGGAAGCAAAGGACAGCCACTGGCTTCTTTAGATGGAGCAAAAAATAAAATCAGGGATTTACGGCTAAAGGACACTTTTACGGACACTATTTTTATAGAATTCTTAGAGGGTACCTATTATTTGAATCAACCTTTTGTTCTCTCCGGTCAGGATGGAGGAACAGCTAAGGCTCCGGTAGTCTTTACCTCACGGGCCAATCCTCGTCCTGTTATTTGTGGGGGAAGAGAAACCGGAAAGTTTGAAGTGGTACATCCTGATCTATGGCGTGTTTTTATACCGGAAACTGCTATGTATGGATTTTATTTTGAACAATTATACATAAACGGCCAACGCCGGTTTCGTGCGCAAACTCCTAATCGTGGAGAATTCTACAAGGTTAAAAGAGTAGATGAGACAGTTCTGGATACTTCGGGACAACGTGCGCCTGTTTATGCTTCACAAAAAGTAATACTTCACGACGACAATTTAAATATCCTGAATGATCTTTCAGAAAAAGATCTGGATGATGCCCTAATAGTTTTCTATCATAATTGGGATAATTCGAGGAAGCGCATTGAACATTTCAATATAAAAGATTCTTCATTGTTTATGGTCGGACAAGGGATGAAACCCTGGAATAAGATCAACCATCTTAGCCGGTTTATAGTTGAAAACTATGAAAAAGCACTGGATGCTCCGGGAGAATGGTTTTTACAGCATGATGGATATTTATACTATATTCCTATGCCCGGGGAGACACCTGAAAACATAAAATGTATTTATCCGGTCACGGAACATTTTCTCAAAATACAGGGTAACAAAGAACATCCGGTGGAACATATCCGTTTTGAAAATCTTTGTTTTGAAAACTCCGGATACCATACACCCGTCAATGGTAACGAACCTGCACAGGCTGCTGCTCCCATTGAGGCAACAGTAATGATCGACCATGCATCAGATATTGAATTCCTGAATTGTGATATAGCTCAGACCGGCCTGCATGCCATATGGTTTCGTAATAATTGTTCAAATTCAAGTGTGGAACATTGCCATTTATATGATCTTGGCGGAGGAGGTGTAAAAATAGGTACCACGCATATCCCGGACACATCTATCTTAACCCGGCATATTACCGTAAACAATAGCATCATCCATCATGGCGGTTATGTTTTTCCCTGTGCAGTAGGTGTTATCATCTTTCACGGAAGCGACAATAACATTACTCATAATGAGATTGCCGATTTCCGTTATACCGGTATTTCCGTAGGATGGGTATGGGGTTATGCTCCAAGCCCTTCAAAACGAAATAAAATTGAATACAACCATATCCATCATCTCGGGTGGGGAGAGCTTAGCGATATGGGCGGCGTATATACATTAGGAGCATCTGAAGGCACTACTGTCAGTCATAACGTAATTCACCACATCTATTCTTATAATTATGGCGGGTGGGGACTGTATACCGATGAAGGCTCATATCAGGTCACCATGGAAAACAACCTGGTATATGCCTGTAAAAATGCCGGTTTTCATCAACATTACGGCAAAGAAAATGTAATCAGGAACAATATTTTCGCATTCAATTACCGTTCCCAAATGCAACTGACCAGAGTGGAAGAACATCTGTCCCTTTCATTTACCAACAATATCGTTTATTACGATCAGGGGTTATTGTATATGAGCATGGGAAATGACCGATGGCCTAAAGCAAATGTCAACATTGATCATAACTGCTACTGGGATACCCGGACAACCACCCCTGAATTTCATGGAATGTCCTTCTCCCAGTGGAAAAATTTAGGCAGGGACAAACATTCTGTGATCGCTGATCCGTTATTTATGGATCCTGATAATTTTGACTTTCGTTTTCGAAAGCAAACTATTGCACGGAAAATAAAGTTCAAACCTTTTGATGCCACAAAGGCGGGTGTATATGGCAATGAAAACTGGAAATCCAAAGCCCGAATATCTCCGGAACAATCACAGCAATTTGATGAAATTGTAAGACAACTGGAAAATAATACAAAATAA
- the zupT gene encoding zinc transporter ZupT: protein MDQQAVIIAFALTLIAGLSTGIGSLIALLAKRTNTRFLCASLGFSAGVMLYVSFMEMMPTAKEELILHVGEKMGTLYLILSFFAGIGLIALIDFLIPVDENPHELQSIEDMRNKGKIKNKSLHRTGIVVAFSIAIHNFPEGIATFTSALGSLEIAIPITIAIAIHNIPEGIAVSVPIYHATGSKKRAFWLSFMSGLAEPVGALIAFFFLMPFWSPVINGLVLSAVSGIMVYISLDELLPTAEKYGEHHISILGLVSGMVIMAFSLFLFL, encoded by the coding sequence ATGGACCAGCAAGCCGTCATCATAGCGTTCGCACTGACTTTAATCGCAGGACTTTCAACGGGCATCGGCAGTTTAATTGCCTTACTGGCCAAACGCACAAATACCCGTTTTCTATGTGCCTCATTGGGATTTTCTGCAGGTGTCATGCTCTACGTCTCATTTATGGAAATGATGCCTACAGCAAAAGAAGAACTGATCTTACATGTGGGTGAAAAAATGGGTACCCTATATCTGATACTTTCTTTTTTTGCAGGAATCGGATTGATCGCCCTGATCGATTTCCTGATCCCTGTAGATGAAAATCCACATGAATTGCAGAGCATCGAAGACATGCGAAATAAAGGAAAAATAAAAAATAAATCCCTGCATAGGACTGGAATTGTTGTCGCGTTTTCTATTGCTATTCATAATTTCCCGGAAGGGATTGCTACCTTCACTTCTGCATTGGGAAGCCTGGAAATTGCTATCCCTATTACGATTGCCATAGCCATCCATAATATTCCGGAAGGAATTGCCGTATCTGTACCCATATATCATGCTACCGGAAGCAAAAAAAGGGCTTTCTGGCTTTCTTTCATGTCAGGATTAGCTGAACCGGTGGGTGCTTTAATTGCTTTCTTTTTCCTTATGCCGTTCTGGTCTCCTGTAATCAATGGGCTAGTACTTTCTGCAGTATCAGGAATTATGGTATATATTTCATTGGATGAACTTTTGCCAACTGCTGAAAAATACGGAGAACACCATATCTCCATTTTAGGGTTGGTTTCCGGAATGGTGATCATGGCTTTCAGCTTATTTCTTTTCCTGTAA
- a CDS encoding XRE family transcriptional regulator, whose amino-acid sequence MESNKIIGGKIKSIRESRNLSLDEVAERSGVRKEQIERIENNVEIPSLAPLIKIARVLGVRLGTFLDDQTELGPVISRKKNNKDNNTIRFTDNVSVVRKHMEYHSLSQDKAGRHMEPFLIDIEPAKGVDFTLSTHEGEEFIYVLEGVIEINYGKDVFILEEGDSIYYDSIVAHHVHAGNEESAKILGVVYTPF is encoded by the coding sequence ATGGAAAGTAATAAGATCATTGGAGGAAAAATAAAGAGTATCCGGGAGTCCAGAAACCTTTCATTGGATGAGGTAGCGGAACGTTCAGGGGTGAGAAAGGAACAGATTGAACGAATCGAGAACAATGTTGAGATTCCCTCTCTGGCGCCACTTATCAAAATAGCCCGTGTTCTGGGGGTTCGTCTGGGAACATTTCTTGACGATCAGACAGAACTCGGTCCGGTGATCAGTCGTAAAAAAAATAATAAGGACAATAATACCATACGGTTTACAGATAATGTATCCGTTGTCCGTAAACATATGGAATATCACTCATTATCACAGGATAAGGCAGGCCGTCATATGGAACCTTTCCTGATAGATATTGAACCTGCCAAAGGAGTGGATTTTACACTTTCCACCCATGAAGGGGAAGAATTTATCTATGTACTGGAAGGAGTGATTGAAATCAATTACGGAAAAGATGTTTTCATTCTGGAAGAAGGAGACAGCATCTATTACGATTCAATTGTTGCCCATCACGTACATGCCGGGAATGAAGAGTCGGCAAAGATACTGGGTGTTGTATATACTCCATTTTAA
- a CDS encoding AMP-binding protein, with product MELQDKTVGQWLEYWAEKKPDKEYLVYSDRDLRFTWKEFNERVDNMAKGLMSIGVKHGTHVGIWATNVPDWLTFLYAGAKIGAVLVTVNTNYKQSELEYLMKDSDIHTLCITEGVFDGNYIDMVYTMMPELKESQRGYAKSEQFPYLKNVVYIGQEKFRGMYNTPELLLLGKNVDDRELQEAKDKVKYTDVVNMQYTSGTTGFPKGVMLTHYNITNNGFFTGEGMGYTSDDKLCCCVPLFHCFGITLATMAILTHGGTQVMVEKFDPLVVLASVHKERCTALYGVPTMFIAELNHPMFDMFDLTSLRTGIMAGSLCPEEVMRAVVEKMHITYITSVYGLTESSPGMTHTTLAESFEERCTTVGKEYPFTEVKVLNPDTGEECAMGEPGEICCRGYLLMEGYYKNPEATAEAIDKDGWLHSGDLGIKDNNGNYQITGRIKDMIIRGGENIYPREIEDFLYKMPGVKDVQVVGVASPKYGEEVGAFIINQDGVMLTEEEVKDYCRGQIARHKIPKYIFFINGFPLTGSGKIQKYKLREMALDLLKEQGVEIV from the coding sequence ATGGAATTACAAGACAAGACGGTAGGACAGTGGCTGGAGTACTGGGCAGAAAAAAAACCAGATAAAGAATACCTCGTCTATTCCGACCGGGATTTACGGTTTACATGGAAAGAATTCAACGAACGGGTGGATAATATGGCCAAAGGGCTGATGTCTATCGGTGTAAAACATGGAACCCATGTCGGTATTTGGGCGACCAATGTTCCCGATTGGCTGACTTTTTTATATGCCGGAGCTAAAATCGGCGCGGTTCTGGTTACAGTCAATACCAATTATAAGCAGAGTGAATTGGAATACTTAATGAAGGATTCGGATATTCATACACTTTGTATTACTGAAGGGGTGTTTGACGGTAATTATATCGATATGGTATATACCATGATGCCGGAATTAAAAGAATCTCAGCGAGGGTATGCAAAGAGTGAACAGTTTCCTTACCTGAAAAATGTGGTATATATTGGTCAGGAAAAATTCAGGGGAATGTATAATACTCCGGAATTGTTGCTTCTTGGAAAAAATGTGGACGATCGTGAGTTACAGGAAGCGAAGGATAAAGTGAAGTACACGGATGTCGTGAATATGCAGTATACCTCGGGAACCACCGGATTTCCGAAGGGAGTAATGCTTACCCATTATAATATTACCAACAACGGATTTTTTACCGGAGAAGGAATGGGTTATACTTCCGATGATAAGCTTTGTTGTTGTGTCCCATTGTTTCATTGTTTCGGTATAACTTTAGCCACTATGGCCATACTGACTCACGGAGGTACACAAGTGATGGTGGAAAAATTCGATCCGCTGGTGGTACTGGCTTCTGTTCATAAGGAAAGATGTACTGCATTGTACGGGGTTCCAACCATGTTTATTGCCGAATTGAATCACCCGATGTTCGATATGTTCGACCTGACCTCGCTCCGTACGGGTATTATGGCAGGATCCTTGTGTCCTGAAGAAGTCATGCGTGCGGTGGTTGAGAAAATGCATATAACATATATCACGAGTGTATACGGCCTGACGGAAAGTTCTCCGGGTATGACCCATACCACACTGGCAGAAAGTTTTGAAGAACGCTGTACGACAGTGGGAAAAGAATATCCTTTTACTGAAGTTAAAGTACTGAATCCTGATACCGGCGAAGAATGTGCGATGGGTGAACCGGGTGAGATCTGCTGTCGTGGTTACCTGTTGATGGAAGGCTATTATAAAAACCCTGAAGCTACCGCTGAAGCCATTGATAAAGACGGATGGTTGCATAGTGGCGACCTGGGGATAAAAGATAACAATGGTAATTACCAGATTACCGGACGTATTAAGGATATGATTATCCGGGGTGGTGAAAATATCTATCCCCGTGAGATAGAGGATTTTCTTTATAAAATGCCGGGTGTTAAGGATGTACAGGTAGTAGGAGTTGCCTCTCCGAAATATGGTGAAGAAGTCGGTGCTTTTATTATTAACCAGGATGGGGTAATGTTGACCGAAGAAGAAGTGAAGGATTATTGCCGGGGGCAAATAGCCCGTCACAAGATACCTAAATACATCTTTTTTATCAACGGTTTTCCATTGACCGGTAGCGGAAAGATACAAAAATACAAGTTGCGGGAAATGGCCCTTGATCTGTTAAAAGAACAAGGCGTAGAAATCGTATAG
- a CDS encoding lipopolysaccharide kinase InaA family protein has protein sequence MKLFVSSGYAHLEEFINKIPLSDYHRDKVICKTRNTVEKVTAPDGTQLVVKRYKRPTIANQFVYTFLRWSKPKRSYKFACRLAEQGIETAEPIAYIEIFKYGIFHTGYYITRFVTDQLMSDIDNFSLSEREVILHEFAQYTAYIHSKGIKHGDYNMGNVFFRREGDHYHFSLIDINRMQFRRRLSRRTCGKEIKSLSTRRDIVTVAERYALIRNWNVDLFCGTIFMDRAINLTRRFKKILHFVIRPFVRPQTR, from the coding sequence ATGAAGTTATTTGTAAGTTCAGGATATGCGCATTTGGAGGAATTTATCAATAAAATTCCTTTATCCGACTATCATCGCGATAAAGTAATCTGTAAAACACGCAATACTGTAGAAAAGGTAACTGCTCCGGACGGAACCCAGTTGGTTGTCAAACGTTATAAGAGGCCGACTATTGCTAATCAGTTCGTATACACATTCCTGAGGTGGAGTAAACCCAAACGTTCATACAAGTTTGCTTGCCGTTTGGCAGAACAAGGGATTGAAACAGCCGAACCTATAGCCTATATCGAGATATTTAAATACGGAATATTCCATACAGGTTACTATATCACTCGTTTTGTAACAGACCAATTAATGTCCGATATAGATAATTTTAGTCTAAGTGAGCGCGAAGTCATATTACATGAATTTGCGCAATATACTGCATATATACACAGTAAGGGTATTAAACACGGTGATTATAATATGGGTAATGTCTTCTTTCGGCGGGAAGGTGACCACTACCATTTCTCCCTGATTGATATTAACCGGATGCAATTCCGTCGCCGGTTATCGAGAAGAACTTGTGGTAAAGAGATCAAATCCCTGTCTACCCGCCGGGATATTGTTACGGTAGCCGAACGGTATGCACTAATCCGTAACTGGAATGTTGATCTCTTCTGCGGCACGATCTTTATGGATCGGGCAATTAATCTTACCCGCCGCTTCAAGAAAATACTTCACTTCGTGATCCGTCCTTTTGTCCGTCCGCAAACTCGTTGA
- a CDS encoding PCMD domain-containing protein translates to MKQKSLFFILGVLSSFPAFAEEVHSIEFQGQEGQTAIDIITKKIFVSFPYEYLQDRYPLKEAKLVRIETENNVPSTLPETVDLRTWVKFNVGADEWLVKGGYQLPGSDFGTWHQETISGFITLGKVECEEMVGHEDQTIWDNGNPAFSASGSKNWPTKKLKLNDDSYAAELTTRRVMGIIASGNLFTGRIVRNMSLGQLMGFTSKDGKALIDWGVPFEARPTAFRIKFKYEGLGDSCTIMSTLENRIDGERRFVGVAWYSAITDNDETKEGVIRISEPDANGLRTLETEFIYGRQHSNSDPFPPGATQGEATEQITHVNVVFASSRRGDHFKGKKNAKLIVKDFEFIY, encoded by the coding sequence ATGAAACAGAAAAGTTTATTTTTCATATTGGGTGTTCTTTCCTCCTTTCCGGCTTTTGCAGAAGAAGTTCATAGTATAGAATTTCAGGGACAGGAAGGACAGACAGCTATCGACATTATAACAAAGAAAATATTTGTTTCTTTCCCTTACGAATATTTGCAGGATAGATATCCACTGAAAGAAGCGAAATTAGTCCGGATTGAAACCGAAAACAACGTACCATCGACCTTACCTGAAACAGTAGATCTGAGAACATGGGTGAAATTCAATGTCGGAGCGGACGAATGGCTGGTGAAAGGCGGTTACCAGCTACCTGGAAGTGATTTCGGCACTTGGCACCAGGAAACGATTTCAGGTTTCATTACTTTGGGGAAAGTAGAATGCGAAGAAATGGTCGGTCATGAAGACCAAACTATCTGGGATAACGGAAATCCAGCTTTTTCGGCTTCAGGAAGCAAGAACTGGCCTACAAAAAAATTGAAACTGAATGACGATTCCTATGCTGCGGAACTTACCACCCGCAGGGTAATGGGGATTATTGCCAGTGGAAATCTTTTTACCGGACGAATTGTACGTAATATGAGCCTGGGGCAGTTAATGGGGTTTACGAGCAAAGACGGTAAGGCGCTTATCGACTGGGGTGTTCCGTTCGAAGCCCGCCCTACTGCTTTCCGGATCAAATTTAAATACGAGGGGTTAGGCGATTCATGCACCATCATGTCCACACTCGAAAACAGGATCGATGGCGAACGTCGCTTTGTAGGGGTAGCATGGTACAGCGCAATAACAGACAACGATGAAACAAAAGAAGGAGTGATAAGAATCTCCGAACCTGATGCCAACGGACTGCGCACACTCGAAACAGAATTCATTTACGGAAGGCAGCATTCCAATTCGGATCCGTTTCCTCCGGGCGCAACACAGGGGGAAGCAACCGAACAGATAACACATGTGAACGTAGTGTTTGCATCAAGCCGGAGAGGTGATCATTTCAAAGGAAAGAAAAACGCAAAACTTATAGTGAAAGATTTTGAATTTATTTATTGA
- a CDS encoding glycosyltransferase: MVIAFVVDQFDDLTNGTTASARRFVENLRKLGHTVRILTSGEPGQDKYILPLTYIPVATELARKQGIIFSKADKKIIRECLTGVDVVHFYLPFPLARATEKIARKMGIPCLAAFHIQAENITYNIGLGKSAFAAKFFYKFLYHYFYKRFADIHCPTQFIADELKTNKYKARLHVISNGVDEIFFPREPIAHDHIRILMIGRLSPEKRQDLIIEAAKRSKYADKIELYFAGQGPLLKEYEKMGKDLPHKPSFKFYTTEQLIELIRTIDLYVHASDAEIEAIACMEAFSCGLVPIIANSKKSATVYFALDNRSLFKQGDADDLAKKIDYWIENPEEKVTFGKKYAQLGNEYRVEKSVRKMENVYKSLKPGRI, encoded by the coding sequence ATGGTGATAGCCTTTGTCGTCGATCAGTTTGACGACCTCACAAATGGAACAACTGCTTCGGCACGTCGTTTCGTAGAAAATTTGCGGAAATTAGGACACACTGTCAGGATTTTGACAAGTGGTGAACCCGGTCAGGACAAATATATCCTGCCATTGACGTATATCCCCGTAGCCACGGAATTAGCCCGGAAACAAGGAATTATTTTTTCGAAAGCAGATAAGAAAATCATCAGGGAATGTTTGACGGGAGTGGATGTGGTCCACTTTTATTTACCCTTTCCTCTCGCCCGGGCAACAGAAAAAATAGCACGAAAAATGGGCATTCCTTGCCTGGCAGCTTTTCATATTCAGGCCGAAAATATTACTTATAATATAGGTTTGGGAAAAAGCGCTTTTGCCGCTAAATTTTTCTATAAATTCTTATATCATTATTTCTACAAACGGTTTGCAGACATTCATTGTCCAACACAATTTATTGCTGATGAATTAAAAACAAACAAATACAAAGCCCGTTTACATGTGATCAGTAATGGTGTGGATGAAATTTTTTTCCCCCGCGAACCTATTGCACATGATCATATCCGCATACTGATGATTGGAAGACTTTCGCCGGAAAAACGGCAGGATTTGATCATTGAAGCAGCCAAAAGATCGAAGTATGCCGATAAAATAGAATTATACTTTGCCGGACAAGGCCCTTTATTGAAAGAGTATGAAAAAATGGGCAAAGATTTACCTCATAAACCCTCATTCAAATTTTATACAACCGAACAATTAATAGAACTGATCCGTACCATCGACCTTTATGTACATGCTTCGGATGCCGAGATAGAAGCGATTGCCTGTATGGAAGCTTTCAGCTGTGGCTTGGTACCGATCATTGCGAATTCAAAGAAAAGTGCAACGGTTTACTTTGCCCTGGATAACCGTTCATTGTTCAAACAGGGCGATGCTGATGATCTGGCGAAAAAAATTGATTATTGGATTGAAAATCCGGAAGAAAAAGTGACTTTCGGAAAAAAATATGCACAGTTGGGGAATGAATACAGGGTAGAGAAATCTGTGCGGAAGATGGAAAATGTGTATAAAAGTTTAAAACCCGGACGTATATGA